TGATCCCGTTGAAGCGCTCGCGCGGCCAGCCTTCTGCGTTCGCGATCTCGGCAATCATCGCGAACAGTCCGGCGCGAAGTCGCCGCACATTGTCCGCCGCGAGGTGCGGCCCCCAAGGCAGGTAGGGGCCTCTGAGTGGGTCAACCAGCGCTCCGGCGCAGTCATCGTCATCGGGCTGGGTCTGCGGATCATTGGCCGCTTGCCTGGCTGGCGGCTCGTCAATGACGGCACCGCCTGTTCCGCCCGTCAGCAGGTACTTCATGATTTCCGGCTTGCGCGCCGCAAGCTCCGGCCTGATCGTCGCGACGCTATGCGCGGGTCCCTCGATGCCAATGCGTTCGCCCTCGATCCAGAGCGAGACACCCAGGGCGGCGGCGCGCTCCACAAGCTCGGCGGCGCTCATACCGAATCCTTCACGCGGTCATCGTCGTCCGGCGGCTCTTTTTTTCCCGAAGATTCCAACTCCGTATTGCTGAAATCTTCGGCAAAACCGCCCAAAGGGGCAGACCGCAAACCCGCGCCGCTACCGAAGATTTCACGACCTCCCGAAGATTTCACACCACAGAGTCCAGAAATCTTCGTGAAATCTTCGCCGCCTGAAATCTTCGGCAACGCCCAGCGCCAGCCGCCTTTCATGCCAGCCTTTTCCTTTTCGACGCCAAGCTCGTGCGCGGCGCGAAACATCGTCGACCAGCTATAGCCAGCCCCGTCCGCATCTTTCCTGATAGAGCGCGCATCGACCGGGCCGTTCGCCAGCAGTCCGGCCAGAAACTCTCGCGCCTCGTCGCGCAGGCTCCGGCGTTCGTCGTCGTCCTGCTCCACTTCGCCCAGGATTTCGCGCGCGCTGCCCTCGATGCGTTCGCCCCACACCACGGCGTTTGTGCGGATGCCCGGCGCGACCTCGACGCGCTCCAGCGCATAGGTAAAGCCGCCGTCGTCCGGCGCGATGTTGGACTTCGCGCGGGCCAGAATGCGGCGCTCCGCGCCTTCCTCTTTCACCGTGACCAGCACCATGCGGGCGAGCGCGCCGAACGCCTGGGAGCCGATCACGCGCTCCACCGGCGTCTTGCCGCCCGATCCCTTGGCGAAGTGAGAAATGCCGATCACGGCTACGCCGTGACGCGTGGCCAGGTCAACCAGCGGTTGCAGATCGCGGCGCACATCGTTGGCGCGGTGCGCGTCGCCGCCCACGGCGCTCATCACCGGATCGACGATCAGCAGGCGCACGTCGCCCATACCGGCCATGCGCGCGTTCAGCAGCGGCATGTCGCGAGCCGGATCGAACGGCACCAGCTCGCCGTCTGTTCTCGCCACGTTGCGCACGAAGTGGATTTTCGCCAGGTCCGCCCCCGCCGCCATCAGGCGCGGCACCAGCGTATCGCCGACATCATCTTCGCTACTCCACATCAACACCTGGCCGGGGTGTGTGCAGGTGCTTCCGTCCGGCCACGCGCCGCCGCGCGACACGACAGCGGCGAGATTGATTGCGAGCGTGGTTTTGCCGGTTCCCGCCGCGCCCGCCAGGATCGTCAGCTTGCCCGCCGGGAGCCAGTCCGGCCACAGCCAGGTAACGGGCTGCGGCTTCACGTCCGCCGCACACTGAAGCAGGACGGCGGCGGGTTCCTCTGCCGGTTGACCGTTGGCCATTGCATCGCTGTTCGCCTTGCGCGCTGTGACCTTCGCGCCAGTGATCTTCTCTGTCGCTATCTGTGCGCCCTGTGCGGCACGCTGTCGTCCGCGCTCAATCTGTTCGCGGCGGTTGTCGTTCAACTCGATCAGGGCGGCGGCGTGCATCAGATCAGCCTCCTTCTCGCTTTGGCTTCTCATAGCACTCCCTTGTGCGAGCGCTGTTCGAGTGCTTCCCACAGCGAGCCGCGCGCATATTGCTCCACCCATTCGCGATGCTCGCGCCACTCACCGGGCGTCATGCAGCGCTCGCAGCGGGCCAGTTCCTTTTCTATGAGACGTTCAAAGCACGCGACTAGCGCTTCCGCCCTGCGGCGGCTCGCGCCATTCGCAACACGCGCGGCCAGCGGATTGCGCGGCGTACCTGTGACGGCCGCATTGCTTTCGATCAATCGAACGGCAACACGGCGCGATTCAGCGTAAGAAGGAAGCTCTCCGCGCCACCGCGCCCAGAATTCGGCGCGCGCCGCCGCCAGCGCTTCGGCGTCATCGGGCGGCGCGGTCTGCGACTGAACGTCGGCGGCGTCCATTACCTGCCACCGGACTGAGCGCGGCTGGCGTCGATCTGCTGCTGCACCCAGCCAATAACTTCAGCCTCGATCCAGCGCACGGACGCGCTGCCGATCGTGACGGGCTTCGGGAAGTCGCCGCGCGCAATACGGTCATAAAGGGCGCTGCGCTGAAGTCCGGTTATCTCCGAGACGCGAGAACGGGGAATCAGAATGGGGATGGTTCGATCAGCCATGTGTTCACCTCAAAGAGTGAGGCGCGCGCCGGAATAGCGCGGCATGGGCTTCATTCAAGCGGAATGCGCGGCGGATTGCACCGCAGTTGCGGCGTAAGCTACCGCGATTGCGGTGATCGCATCAGGATGCGTCGATACTCCGATTCGCTGCCGCGAATCTTTCTTCCAGCGTCCTTTGCGAAATACCCGGCGTCGATGGAAACGCAGAGAGTAACGCCTGTATGACAGCAGCCTGGCTTTCATAGCGTGCGCCCGCGAGGTCTTGTACATGAGAAGGCGTCAACAGGCGCACCAGCCCCGCAATAATATTGAGATAGGTCGTTTCCGAGCGTTCACCCGGCGGAGCGCTTTTTAGTTGCGCGCTCATACGATCCACCATGCCTTTCAGCGAATTGCACTCGGCTTCGATGCGAGCCTTCTCTTCTCCGAGTTCCCGGATTCGTTCATTGGCTCGGATCAGCTTCTGCTCTTTCCCGTCGTGCGCGGCCTTGAGTGCCTGATACGCCTCCTGCGTGATGGCAGAGTGGATGCCACGTTCCACGTCATCGAACAGGAATGCGGGACGCTCACTAGGTGCAATGGACTTTGCCCACTCTTTCAGATGCTGGCCGTATACATGCCGACGTTCATAAGCGACATGCTCACCGTTTACAGGGCGGCCATCTTCCCGGCATGAAAGCAACTCTCCGCCGTCAATCGCGGCGTGAATGGCGCGAATGCGGGGCTCCAGACACTTCAGGTACGGATGCCGCAAAGTGGCGCGGGCAAGAGCATTTCCCTGTCCAACGGGGATCGCACGCCGCAACTCTTCATCGACTTCATCGGGCGAGACACCACACCACAATGCCGCAGCAACCGCGACCGGATATACAGAAAAACATGCTTGCACCGTCGCACACGAATCATTTTCCCAAGCTTTCATCGCGCCTTCCTCCACGTACAACCTGTAGTAGTCTGCGATGACGCACGCTCGCCGGAACCTCCCGGACGGCTCGTCAATGTCGCCGCCGACTACCGGGGGAAGCCTCGCCTGTAGTCCTTCTAAATGATTCTAGCGCGTCGCCTTTTTCCTGAACATTCCGGCACGTTGGCAGAGCGCAAACGAAGGGGCGGCTGACTCCACAAGAGCGTGCTCGCTGATGGGCCAATTGATGGGCTAAAAAAACAAAAACCCAGTAAGTCGTTGAGCTTACTGGGTTTTGTTATCCATCTTGGCGGAGGGTGTGGGATTCGAACCCACGAAGGCCGTAAAGCCTTGCCGGTTTTCAAGACCGGTGCATTCAACCGCTCTGCCAACCCTCCGAGCCCGAAATTGTAACCTGAAACGCTTCCCTCCCAAACAACAAACCATCCCGCCGATCACGAATCCTTCAAAAACAGCCCCTGGAGATCGTTGAGGAATGCCTGGCCCAGTGGCGTCGGCGCGATCTTCTCGAAGTCGCGTGTGATCAGTCCGCGGCGCTCGGCTTCCTGCAAGGCCGGCTCGATCGACGTCATCGGCAAACCCGTACGTTCGATGAACCGATGGACAGGAAACCCCTCCACCAGCCGCAGCGCGTTCAGCATGAACTCGAAAGGCAGATCGCGCGCGCCGACTTCATGCTCTTCCTGCACGGCATTGCCCGAACGCGCTTCGTCAATGAACGTCGCGGGATGCTTGTAGCGCATCTGCCGCAAGATGCGGTTCGGAAACGACAGCTTCGTATGCGCGCCCGCGCCGATGCCGAGATAGTCGCCGAAGCGCCAGTAGTTCAGATTGTGCTTGCTCTGCCGATGCGGCTTCGCATACGCCGACACCTCATAGCGCTCGTAGCCCGCTTCGCGCGTGCGTTCGTGAATCCAGTCCTGCATGTCGGCGGACGAATCGTCGTCGGGCAGCGGCGGCGGAAACTTCGCGAACAGCGTGTTCGGCTCCAGCGTCAGGTGATACAGCGACAGATGCGGCGGCGCGTACGAGAGCGCCGTTTCGATATCCGCCTGACATTCGGCCAGCGTCTGCTTCGGCAGCGCGAACATCAGATCGAGGTTGAAGTTGTCGAACGTGTTCGCAGCGACGTCGACGGCATGGCGCGCTTGCGTCGAATCGTGAATGCGGCCCAGCGCCTTCAGATGCGTTTCGTTGAAACTCTGGATGCCGACCGACAGCCGGTTCACGCCGCTCGCGCGAAACTGCGCGAACTTGTCGGCTTCGAACGTGCCGGGATTCGCTTCGAGCGTGATCTCGGCGTCGGCATCGAGCGGCAGCAGCGCGCGCACGTCCGACAGCAGCCGGTCCAGTCCTTTCGCCGACATCAGGCTCGGCGTGCCGCCGCCGATGAACACGGTATGCACCTGCCGTCCCCAGACAAGCGGCAGCGCCTGTTCGAGATCGCTGCGCAACGCGTCGAGATAATCGTCTTCGGGGAACGCGCCGCCTTTCGATACATGCGAGTTGAAGTCGCAATACGGACACTTGCGCACGCACCACGGAAAGTGCACATAAAGCGCGAGCGGCGGCAGCGAAGTCAGCCGGATGCTGCCTGGCGATGAGAACGCCTTGACGACGTTGACGCCGACCGTCGATGCAGAACTCACGCTTCCTCCTTCAACCGGCCGAACAGTTGCTGCAGAGCAAGCGCGCGATGACTGGTCGCATTCTTCACGGCCGGTTCGAGTTCGGCAGCCGTGGCGTTCAGCGCGGGCAGGAAGAAGTACGGATCGTAGCCGAAGCCGTTCGCGCCGCGCGGCGCATCGAGAATCTCGCCGTGCCAGCGGCCTTCGGCGATCAGCGGCTCCGGGTCGTCGGCATGGCGCACCAGCGCGAGCACGCAGAAGTAATACGCGCGCCGGTCGCTCGTGTCTTTCAGTTGTTCGACGAGTCGCGCGTTGTTCGCGGCATCGCTTTTCTCGCCACCCGCAAGCTGCGCGTAACGCGCCGAATAGACGCCCGGCGCGCCGCGCAATGCGCGCACGCACAGGCCGGAATCGTCGGCGATCGCGGGAAGGCCCGTCAGTTTCGACGCATGACGCGCCTTCGTCAGCGCGTTCTCGACGAACGTCGGATGCGGCTCTTCCGCTTCCGGCACGTTGAGCGCGCCTTGCGGAATCAGCTCGATGCCCGCCGTGCCGAACAGCGCCGCGAATTCGCGCAGCTTGCCCGCGTTGTTCGACGCCAGCACGATCTTGCGCAGCGCATTGTCCTGGCGATCATTGACCCTGTCACTCACCCTTCAACTCCAGTGCTTCCTTCTGCATCGCGATCAGCGTCGCGATGCCGCTTTGCGCGAGATCGAGCAGCTTGTTCATCTCGTCGCGCGAGAACGGCACGCCTTCCGCCGTGCCCTGGATTTCGACGAAGCCGCCGTCGCCCGTCATCACGACGTTCATGTCGGTATCGCACTGCGAGTCTTCGTCGTAGTCGAGATCGAGCACGGGCACGCCGTCGTACACGCCGACCGAAATGGCTGCCACGTAGTCGGTGATCGGCGAGGTTTCGATGCGGCCTGTCGCGAGCAGCTTCGCAACGGCGTCGTGCGCGGCGACGAATGCGCCCGTGATGCTCGCCGTGCGCGTGCCGCCGTCGGCCTGGATCACGTCGCAGTCGATGTGCAGCGTGCGCGCGCCGAGCCGTTCGAGATCGAACACCGAACGCAGCGCGCGTCCGATCAGGCGCTGGATTTCCTGCGTCCGGCCCGTCTGCTTGCCGCGCGCGGCTTCGCGGTCGCTGCGCGTATGCGTCGCGCGCGGCAGCATGCCGTATTCGGCCGTGAGCCATCCCTGGCCGCGATCGCGCAGGAACGGCGGCACGCTTTCGGCGATGCTCGCCGTGCAGATCACCTTGGTGTCGCCGAATTCGACCAGCACGGAGCCTTCCGCGTGCTTCGTGTAATGGCGCGTGATGCGCACGTCGCGCAGCTGATCGGCGGCGCGGCCGCTGGGGCGTTTCGTGGTGTCGTTCATCGTCGGAATAGTGGGGGAGAGAGGCTGGAAGGAAACTGCAATTTTACCGCCGATCGCGCCGGCGCCGCCCGTATCGCGCAACGCCATTCGTCGCGGCAAACGCCGCGGATGTGGCGACACGCACGACACCGCCCGAAGCGCCGTTTGCCCGGGCTTACCCGTAGGCCACCTCCGGCGGGTCCGTCCGTCAAAAATGGGATAATGCGCGTTCCCCGCCTCGCGTCTCGTACACGCCGGGCGACTCGAATCCCTGGTCGTGCGATGC
This genomic interval from Paraburkholderia sabiae contains the following:
- a CDS encoding TubC N-terminal docking domain-related protein; the protein is MSAAELVERAAALGVSLWIEGERIGIEGPAHSVATIRPELAARKPEIMKYLLTGGTGGAVIDEPPARQAANDPQTQPDDDDCAGALVDPLRGPYLPWGPHLAADNVRRLRAGLFAMIAEIANAEGWPRERFNGIMSRAVRGPLSDLLPNIEYFHSKVIERRAETEARALLAARSWKLEGLDDRHACPGCDGSCLGTKRSCTRRA
- a CDS encoding AAA family ATPase, whose product is MANGQPAEEPAAVLLQCAADVKPQPVTWLWPDWLPAGKLTILAGAAGTGKTTLAINLAAVVSRGGAWPDGSTCTHPGQVLMWSSEDDVGDTLVPRLMAAGADLAKIHFVRNVARTDGELVPFDPARDMPLLNARMAGMGDVRLLIVDPVMSAVGGDAHRANDVRRDLQPLVDLATRHGVAVIGISHFAKGSGGKTPVERVIGSQAFGALARMVLVTVKEEGAERRILARAKSNIAPDDGGFTYALERVEVAPGIRTNAVVWGERIEGSAREILGEVEQDDDERRSLRDEAREFLAGLLANGPVDARSIRKDADGAGYSWSTMFRAAHELGVEKEKAGMKGGWRWALPKISGGEDFTKISGLCGVKSSGGREIFGSGAGLRSAPLGGFAEDFSNTELESSGKKEPPDDDDRVKDSV
- a CDS encoding helix-turn-helix transcriptional regulator; the protein is MADRTIPILIPRSRVSEITGLQRSALYDRIARGDFPKPVTIGSASVRWIEAEVIGWVQQQIDASRAQSGGR
- the hemW gene encoding radical SAM family heme chaperone HemW; translation: MSSASTVGVNVVKAFSSPGSIRLTSLPPLALYVHFPWCVRKCPYCDFNSHVSKGGAFPEDDYLDALRSDLEQALPLVWGRQVHTVFIGGGTPSLMSAKGLDRLLSDVRALLPLDADAEITLEANPGTFEADKFAQFRASGVNRLSVGIQSFNETHLKALGRIHDSTQARHAVDVAANTFDNFNLDLMFALPKQTLAECQADIETALSYAPPHLSLYHLTLEPNTLFAKFPPPLPDDDSSADMQDWIHERTREAGYERYEVSAYAKPHRQSKHNLNYWRFGDYLGIGAGAHTKLSFPNRILRQMRYKHPATFIDEARSGNAVQEEHEVGARDLPFEFMLNALRLVEGFPVHRFIERTGLPMTSIEPALQEAERRGLITRDFEKIAPTPLGQAFLNDLQGLFLKDS
- the rdgB gene encoding RdgB/HAM1 family non-canonical purine NTP pyrophosphatase is translated as MSDRVNDRQDNALRKIVLASNNAGKLREFAALFGTAGIELIPQGALNVPEAEEPHPTFVENALTKARHASKLTGLPAIADDSGLCVRALRGAPGVYSARYAQLAGGEKSDAANNARLVEQLKDTSDRRAYYFCVLALVRHADDPEPLIAEGRWHGEILDAPRGANGFGYDPYFFLPALNATAAELEPAVKNATSHRALALQQLFGRLKEEA
- the rph gene encoding ribonuclease PH; protein product: MNDTTKRPSGRAADQLRDVRITRHYTKHAEGSVLVEFGDTKVICTASIAESVPPFLRDRGQGWLTAEYGMLPRATHTRSDREAARGKQTGRTQEIQRLIGRALRSVFDLERLGARTLHIDCDVIQADGGTRTASITGAFVAAHDAVAKLLATGRIETSPITDYVAAISVGVYDGVPVLDLDYDEDSQCDTDMNVVMTGDGGFVEIQGTAEGVPFSRDEMNKLLDLAQSGIATLIAMQKEALELKGE